In Rutidosis leptorrhynchoides isolate AG116_Rl617_1_P2 chromosome 2, CSIRO_AGI_Rlap_v1, whole genome shotgun sequence, one genomic interval encodes:
- the LOC139888398 gene encoding uncharacterized protein: MIPITSPCSFCKWAIDIVGPFPNNAGNAEYLVVAIDFFTKWVEMKPLRIITSKQIRDFFWESIVCRFGMPNEIFSDNGTQFEGNPFRSWCQDLKIKQCFTSVAHPQANGQCEVTNRDIVHAIKGSLVYGSEAVIPAEITFSTERVLSYSEGENDERLRTNLNYAEERREMAAIREATNKQHIAKYYDKRVRARTYKAELKGNPIKRT, encoded by the exons ATGATACCTATCACGTCGCCTTGTTCGTTCTGCAAATGGGCTATAGATATAGTCGGACCTTTCCCAAATAACGCAGGGAATGCGGAATACTTAGTGGTCGCTATCGACTTCTTTACCAAATGGGTGGAAATGAAACCTCTGCGCATCATCACTAGTAAACAGATCAGAGATTTTTTCTGGGAAAGTATTGTATGCAGGTTCGGCATGCCTAACGAAATTTTCAGTGACAACGGTACACAATTTGAAGGCAACCCCTTCCGCAGCTGGTGCCAGGATTTGAAAATCAAGCAATGTTTCACCTCCGTCGCGCACCCTCAGGCTAATGGCCAATGTGAAGTTACAAATAGAGATATTGTGCACGCCATCAAAGGAAG CTTGGTATACGGTTCAGAGGCAGTAATCCCAGCAGAAATAACCTTCTCGACAGAAAGAGTCCTGTCATACAGTGAGGGTGAAAACGATGAAAGGCTGCGCACTAATCTGAATTATGCGGAGGAACGCAGGGAAATGGCAGCAATCCGCGAAGCCACCAACAAGCAACACATTGCAAAATATTACGACAAGCGCGTGAGGGCAAGAACTTACAAG GCAGAGCTTAAGGGAAATCCAATAAAGCGGACTTAG